A DNA window from Thermoplasmatales archaeon contains the following coding sequences:
- a CDS encoding tripartite tricarboxylate transporter permease, giving the protein MNDFLMVILFSLIGSSAGIITGLVPGLHTNNIAILMLFLSSFMGDEFAIYLCVLIVAAATSHTFLNIIPSTFIGAPDEDKALIALPAHSMLMEGRGYEAIEISAYSSLLSIIFCLILIYPFKFILTNPLNLYYIIKDITPWILICISIIVVFTNKNFISALLIFLISGLLGLVIWDMNSSFLIKSSPIFPALLGLFGVPALIYSYETNVPEQIIETKKRNIGKRGIFEGAIAGGFVSILPGISSAVATTIVMTIKKERSKEEIVSLLSATNTSTNFFVISALFLILKARSGFAIALKELIYVERWEGIIFPYPMNLFLIAVIISAVISYFATLYLGEKFAVGLSEISYNLLLKISLLIIVGMVIISDGWKGVIILIASSSIGMLCLELKVRRSVCMGVLMVPVIISLMRI; this is encoded by the coding sequence ATGAATGATTTTCTCATGGTTATCCTTTTTTCATTAATAGGCTCCTCTGCAGGCATAATAACCGGGCTGGTGCCGGGATTGCACACAAACAACATAGCGATACTGATGTTATTTCTCTCTTCTTTTATGGGAGATGAATTTGCTATTTATTTATGTGTGCTGATTGTAGCGGCTGCAACTTCCCATACCTTTTTGAATATCATTCCATCTACTTTTATAGGAGCACCAGATGAAGATAAGGCATTAATTGCCTTGCCAGCCCATTCGATGCTTATGGAAGGGAGGGGATATGAAGCAATTGAAATATCTGCATATTCGAGCTTGCTATCTATTATATTTTGCCTGATTCTTATTTATCCATTTAAATTTATCCTTACCAATCCTCTGAACCTATACTACATAATTAAAGACATTACCCCATGGATTCTAATCTGTATATCAATAATAGTAGTTTTTACAAATAAAAACTTTATTTCTGCATTGCTAATATTTTTAATTTCTGGTCTCCTGGGGCTTGTAATATGGGATATGAACTCTTCATTTCTTATAAAATCATCTCCTATTTTTCCAGCATTGCTCGGACTGTTCGGTGTGCCAGCATTAATTTATTCATATGAAACAAATGTTCCAGAGCAAATAATCGAAACTAAAAAGAGAAATATAGGGAAAAGGGGGATATTTGAAGGAGCAATTGCTGGCGGCTTTGTATCGATTTTGCCTGGCATAAGCTCCGCTGTTGCAACAACAATAGTGATGACAATTAAAAAAGAGAGAAGCAAGGAGGAAATCGTATCCCTTCTCTCCGCCACAAACACCTCCACAAATTTTTTTGTGATATCCGCACTTTTTCTTATTTTAAAAGCAAGAAGTGGTTTTGCAATCGCTTTAAAGGAACTTATTTATGTTGAAAGATGGGAAGGGATTATATTTCCCTACCCAATGAATCTGTTTCTGATTGCTGTTATAATTTCTGCTGTAATTTCATACTTTGCAACATTGTATTTAGGAGAAAAATTCGCAGTTGGTTTATCTGAAATTTCTTATAATCTTCTTCTAAAAATATCCCTGCTTATAATAGTGGGAATGGTTATAATATCGGATGGATGGAAGGGGGTTATAATTCTGATAGCATCCTCTTCCATAGGAATGCTATGTCTTGAATTAAAAGTTAGGAGGAGTGTGTGCATGGGGGTTTTAATGGTTCCTGTAATAATATCTCTCATGAGAATATGA
- the hypF gene encoding carbamoyltransferase HypF, whose product MLAKIIVRGVVQGVGFRPFVYRIAKSCGLRGYVLNLGHGGVEIEVEGDKRRIDEFIFLLREKKPPMAEIEAIEIRYGKEKNYKDFEIKRSREKDKSHLSSSLPPDIAICEDCVSDIERDERRRNYFFTTCTNCGPRFTITRKLPYDRKNTTMDEFEMCKDCKKEYENPFDRRYHAQTNACRKCGPKIFFKGKGIFKEGEEAIWEACKMLLDGRIVAIKGLGGYHLSCIAEKNAVLRLRKLLGRNEKPFALMVKDEKMAGEICHLKKEEEKILKSYARPILLLEKKKELPYVAPKLHNYGVMLPYTGLHYLIFKKINKPLIMTSANLPGKPIIKDDDEILKIGADSILYYNRKIHQRSDDSIIKLIGKKAVFIRRSRGYVPLPINLNFKSANIMALGAEENVTACFLKDKHAFLTQHIGNLNHYETFEFLKEVVEHFSKILKFVPDAIACDMHPNFITTRYAEEMAKDLPVFRIQHHHAHVAKAMVENGIEEAIGIAIDGFGYGEDKNAWGGEIIYSTIEEYERIGHLRYYPMPGGDLATKYPLRMLCGILGKEIEDFVYERRKFFPYGEREIKLIFRQMKSSIKTSSCGRVLDAISALLDICHLMSYEGEPAMKLESIARNGKNVLKIEPVIKNGIIETKEIFLNIFENMKKRKEDLAYSAEQYIADSLATLAIEKANEKGTKNIVLAGGCAYNEHISTEIEKKVKREGYKFFINSMLPCGDGGISFGQAVIANKILKN is encoded by the coding sequence GTGCTCGCAAAAATAATCGTGCGCGGGGTGGTGCAGGGCGTGGGCTTCCGTCCTTTTGTTTATAGAATTGCGAAAAGTTGCGGACTGCGAGGATATGTTTTAAACTTAGGGCATGGGGGGGTTGAAATAGAGGTTGAGGGCGACAAAAGAAGGATTGATGAGTTTATCTTTCTTTTAAGGGAGAAAAAGCCGCCGATGGCTGAAATTGAGGCAATTGAAATCAGGTATGGAAAGGAGAAAAATTATAAGGATTTTGAGATAAAAAGAAGCAGGGAAAAGGACAAATCGCATCTATCATCCTCTCTTCCTCCTGATATTGCAATATGTGAGGATTGTGTTTCGGATATTGAAAGAGATGAAAGAAGAAGAAACTATTTTTTTACAACATGCACAAATTGTGGGCCAAGATTTACAATAACAAGAAAACTGCCTTATGATAGAAAAAACACGACAATGGACGAATTTGAAATGTGCAAGGATTGCAAAAAGGAATATGAAAATCCATTTGACAGAAGGTATCATGCCCAAACGAATGCATGCAGAAAATGTGGTCCAAAAATATTTTTTAAGGGAAAAGGAATTTTTAAGGAAGGAGAAGAAGCCATATGGGAAGCATGTAAAATGCTTCTGGATGGCAGAATAGTTGCCATAAAAGGGCTTGGTGGATATCATCTTTCATGTATAGCTGAAAAAAATGCTGTATTAAGGCTTAGGAAATTGCTTGGAAGAAATGAAAAACCATTTGCTCTGATGGTAAAGGATGAAAAAATGGCGGGAGAGATATGCCATTTAAAAAAAGAGGAAGAAAAAATTTTGAAAAGTTATGCTCGTCCTATTTTGCTGCTGGAAAAGAAAAAGGAATTGCCATATGTTGCGCCAAAACTTCATAACTATGGAGTAATGCTTCCTTATACTGGCTTGCATTATCTTATTTTCAAAAAAATAAACAAACCTTTGATAATGACCTCAGCAAATCTTCCAGGAAAACCAATAATAAAGGATGATGATGAAATACTGAAGATTGGAGCGGATTCTATTTTATATTACAACAGGAAAATTCACCAGAGAAGCGATGATTCAATAATAAAATTAATCGGGAAAAAAGCGGTTTTTATAAGGAGGAGCAGAGGATATGTCCCTCTCCCAATAAATTTAAATTTTAAATCAGCAAATATCATGGCGCTGGGAGCGGAGGAAAATGTCACTGCATGTTTTTTAAAAGATAAGCATGCTTTTCTCACCCAGCATATAGGAAATCTAAATCACTATGAAACTTTTGAATTTTTAAAAGAAGTGGTTGAACATTTTTCAAAAATTTTGAAATTCGTGCCAGATGCAATAGCATGTGACATGCATCCGAATTTTATCACAACAAGATATGCTGAAGAAATGGCAAAAGATTTGCCCGTTTTTAGAATACAACATCATCATGCACATGTCGCAAAAGCGATGGTGGAAAATGGGATAGAGGAGGCAATAGGTATTGCAATAGATGGATTTGGTTATGGCGAGGATAAAAATGCATGGGGGGGAGAAATAATATATTCAACAATAGAAGAATATGAGAGAATTGGACATCTTCGCTATTATCCAATGCCAGGTGGAGATTTAGCAACTAAATATCCTTTAAGAATGCTATGCGGGATTTTAGGAAAGGAAATAGAAGATTTTGTTTATGAAAGGAGAAAATTTTTCCCTTACGGCGAGAGGGAAATTAAATTGATTTTCAGGCAGATGAAAAGCTCAATAAAAACGAGCAGTTGCGGACGAGTTTTGGATGCAATTTCTGCATTGCTTGATATATGCCATTTAATGAGCTATGAAGGAGAGCCAGCAATGAAGCTCGAAAGCATTGCAAGAAATGGAAAGAATGTTCTTAAAATTGAGCCAGTTATAAAAAATGGAATAATAGAAACAAAGGAAATTTTTTTAAATATTTTTGAAAACATGAAAAAAAGGAAGGAAGATTTGGCTTACTCTGCGGAGCAATATATAGCAGATTCTCTTGCAACCCTTGCAATTGAAAAAGCGAATGAAAAAGGAACAAAAAATATTGTGCTTGCGGGAGGATGTGCATATAATGAGCATATTTCAACAGAAATAGAGAAAAAGGTAAAAAGGGAAGGATATAAATTCTTTATAAACAGCATGTTACCATGTGGAGATGGAGGAATTTCATTTGGGCAGGCAGTGATTGCAAATAAAATTTTGAAAAATTAG
- a CDS encoding DUF2240 family protein — MDDLKILFAFLFNKRGDKLKEEDVFNILSFEMGWMTPKEGKKIIEKGLEKNYIKIEENMIRPNFNYKEVEIPLGFKFDENKIQEYEGDIFSRVIHKIEKNLNIGSKKIIEEIEDLSRNMEIYPEVAAILYAKKKGIEIDDFMEEIKKIIFS, encoded by the coding sequence ATGGATGATTTAAAAATATTATTTGCTTTTTTGTTCAATAAGAGAGGAGATAAACTAAAAGAAGAAGATGTTTTCAATATTTTATCATTTGAAATGGGATGGATGACCCCAAAAGAAGGTAAAAAAATAATAGAAAAAGGACTTGAGAAAAATTACATAAAAATAGAAGAAAATATGATAAGACCTAATTTTAATTACAAAGAAGTTGAAATACCCCTTGGATTTAAATTCGATGAAAATAAAATTCAGGAATATGAAGGAGATATTTTCTCAAGAGTTATTCATAAAATAGAAAAAAATTTAAATATAGGAAGTAAAAAAATAATAGAGGAAATAGAAGATTTGAGCAGAAATATGGAGATTTATCCTGAAGTTGCAGCAATTTTATATGCGAAGAAAAAAGGAATTGAAATTGATGATTTCATGGAAGAGATAAAAAAAATCATATTCTCATGA
- the radB gene encoding DNA repair and recombination protein RadB — protein sequence MDKKLKLNCSLDNLLEGGIEHGIITEIYGEGGTGKTNICIQASKSCTAEGKKVVYIDTEGISKERLIQIIKEKKLLEKILFFSPFSMREQEEMITKALKIDSGLIILDSANLFYRLEMADDEAKATRSLTNQLIKLQIEARKKDIPVIITSQVYSVGEEVKPFAGRSMDHIAKTIIMLEKAGNKNGKEIRKATIVKHRSLPEGKSAIFLITQDGIE from the coding sequence GTGGATAAAAAATTAAAGCTGAATTGCTCGCTTGATAACCTTCTTGAAGGAGGAATAGAACACGGGATTATAACGGAAATATATGGAGAAGGAGGAACAGGAAAAACAAATATTTGCATTCAAGCATCGAAAAGCTGCACAGCGGAGGGTAAAAAAGTTGTTTATATAGATACAGAAGGGATATCTAAAGAAAGATTGATTCAGATTATTAAAGAAAAAAAATTGCTCGAAAAAATTCTATTCTTTTCACCTTTTTCGATGAGGGAACAGGAAGAAATGATAACAAAGGCATTAAAAATAGATTCTGGTTTGATAATTCTGGATAGCGCAAACCTGTTCTACAGGCTTGAGATGGCAGATGATGAAGCAAAAGCAACTCGCTCCTTAACAAACCAATTGATAAAATTACAGATTGAAGCAAGAAAAAAAGATATACCTGTTATAATAACAAGCCAGGTTTATTCTGTGGGCGAGGAAGTTAAGCCATTTGCTGGAAGAAGCATGGATCATATAGCAAAAACAATAATAATGCTCGAAAAAGCGGGGAACAAAAACGGAAAGGAAATAAGAAAGGCAACCATAGTGAAACACAGAAGCCTACCCGAAGGTAAAAGCGCAATATTTTTAATTACGCAGGATGGAATTGAATAG
- a CDS encoding transposase, giving the protein MKETIEKWCKKEGIEVEYTPPYYPQAKGKIERAIRTFNEEFLKLKKVFENVLLLLQEFIEWFNNHRYHMGIHDYPANVYFSKNVTDVT; this is encoded by the coding sequence TTGAAAGAAACTATTGAAAAATGGTGTAAGAAAGAAGGTATAGAAGTTGAATATACTCCTCCCTATTATCCACAAGCAAAAGGAAAGATTGAAAGAGCCATAAGAACTTTCAATGAAGAATTTCTGAAATTGAAGAAAGTTTTTGAAAATGTTCTTTTATTACTTCAGGAATTTATTGAATGGTTTAACAATCATAGATACCACATGGGTATCCATGATTATCCTGCCAATGTATATTTTTCAAAAAATGTTACCGATGTTACTTGA